Genomic segment of Bdellovibrio bacteriovorus:
CGATTACGAAGCTCGTCTTAAAGAAAAATACAATCTGACAGACGAACAGATTCAAGCCATGAAGGATTCTAAAATATCTGAATCGCAGTTTGCCGTTGTCGGAGCTTTAAGCAAAGAATCCGGTAAAACAGTTGATGAAATTTTAAAAATGAGAACAGAAGATAAAATGGGTTGGGGTAAAATCGCAAAAGAGCTAGGCCTTCACCCCAGCACTATCGGTCAGGCGGTCTCTGGAATGAACCGTCAAGATGCCAAAGCTCACGAGAAGCATGAGTCTCGCGACGACAAAAAAGAAATGCGTGAAGCCAGAAAGGAAGAGCGTAAGCAAATGCGTGCCGAAAAAAAGGAGGAACGTAAACAAGCTAAAGCTCAAAGGAAAGACAAGAAAGTTCAGTAATAGAATTCATCTAAAGGGGCTCAAAGCCCCTTTAGCCTTTCTTACATCTGCGATGGTAATAAGGCCATGCGAGATTTTACTCGACCCGCCTCTAATTCCTCAAGCCAATGGTTGACGTCTTTCATCGGTGCTGTTTCCACTTGGGGTTTGATTTTTCCTTCGTCAATCAATTGGAAAATTTCATGCATCTCTTGATGTGTTCCCCAAAAAGCCCCTTGAACTCGCACTTGATAGCTGATCAACGGAGTGCTGATCACCGGGACATGCGAAGAGCCCAAGCCCACTAACACAATCGTGCCCCCGGGGCGCACAAAAGTTTGCGCTTGAGTGAAAGTGGAATCCCGACCAACAAAATCTATAACCACATCAAACGAGGCGGGTTTGATTTTTTTATCAATCTCTTTAGAGTTCACTGTTTCGTTGGCGCCGAATTTTTTTGCGAGCTCTAAACTGCTTTCGCGCAGATCGGTGGCGGTGACTTTGGCTCCTAAAGCCACTGCAACTTGCACACCATTGATGCCCAGGCCTCCTAAGCCGATCACTAAAACCTTCGAGTTGGTTTGCACTTCGCCCAGGGTTTTAATTGCATGATAAGGGGTTAAAACAGCATCTGTCGCCACTGCGGCGACCTCCGGTGAAACTCCCTTGGGCACTTCGACAACGTTTCGCGCCGGTACAACTAAATAGTCAGCATAAGCGCCATCTTGTCCCAGCCCCACAAAAGTTCTGCCAGGTCCGTTGCATAAGTTGTCATGCCCCGTTCGGCAGTACGTACAGTCGCCACAGGGATTGGGACCATGTACGGCGTAAAGCCCGCCTACCTTAATATCCGCGGAGACTTCATTTCCTTTTTCCACAACTTCGCCACAAGCTTCATGACCCATCGTGAATGTGTGCGGATAAGGAACTTCTCCGGCCAGAACATGAAGATCAGAATGACAAATTCCTGCGGCGCGGATTTTTAATAGAACATCTCGCGGGCCGGGCCTTGGCTTGGGAATATCAGTGAGTGAAAGTTTTTTTTCGCCGGGAACGTACCGAGCGGCAAACATAGAGTCCTCCTCTGTGAGAGTCCCCAATTTATCTTTCAAATTCAGAAACAAAAAGATGTGAAGAAAGAAGTGTCAAAATACTACGGCAGTATCTGTGGGCAAAAAAAAAAGCCCAACACAGGATGTTGGGCTTTCATAAAAATCATAGACTGGGATTGATTATCTGCTAGCAACTTCTTTAACAGAGAGCACTTTGCATTTACCCGCTTTGTCTTGGACTTGAACTTCGTAGTCCACTTCCCAAGTTTCGCCGTCTTCGTTGTTGTCCGCAATAGTTACTGTGTAAAGGTAAGGATTGTTCCAGCCTTCTTCTTTCACAGAAGAGTATTGAATTCCTTCAGAACCTTGAACCGTGCCTACAGCCGCTTTGTAAGTGCGGATAGCTGCCGCTTTAGCGTGATTTTCGCAAGGATTTGCAGCAAATGATTGAGCAGAAGAAAGAAGAACAAAAAGAGCTAAAATAGACTTCATGGCAGTCTCCTTAAAAAGTAAAATAGAATTGGAAGTCTTATAGCGCATTTTTCGAAAAAGAATTGTCAAGATTGAGTGGGCGTGAAGAAATTATCCTCTCTGGGCGATCATCATAAGACTGGCGTGAATGATCGTTAGCGCCAAGGCCGCCTGTAAGACCCCAAGCACAGAGCCAAGAATCAACATAACGACTTTGCCAACCCTCCCCATCAAAATTCGAATATACTTTAAAGCCAAGGCATCAAGAATTAGATTAGCCACGAAAAGGCTCAAAACCAAAACCGTGCGATCCCAGTCATGACTTAACGCTAATAAGACGATCAAAGCCCCCACGGAATGAGGATTGATCAGCATCTTTAAAGCCACAGTAAGAGGGGATACTTCCGCTTGATGTGTTCCGGCAGTTTCTGTCTCAGCATCCGAAGATAATAAAATCTTAAAGGCTACCAAGGCAAAAATGATACCCGCTGTCAGACCTAATACGGGCGGCGGAATGTGCCATTTCAACATGAGCTCTTTACCAAGCAGTCCCAACACCACAATCACGGGTACTATGATGATTAAAGACTTGAACGCCAGAGTGTTGATTTGTTCTTGCGTCATCTCGCGTGTGACTTTCGCAAACTGTGCAAGATGACCTAAGGGACCCACCATAATAAAAAAGATAGTAAAAAGTTCTGAGGGACCCGCTATATATCGGAACTCCATTGAATTCTCCTAACTGAGGATGAGCCACACCGTTGATGCAACACCGACTAAAATTAAAGCCAGAGTAAATGCCAGAACCGATCTATTTGAGGGAGTGTAGTTATTGTTCGTGATCGCATCTGCTGTTTTTCGATAATTGAACAAGGACCATATCAACATCGCAGATCCTAAAAAAACCATGCCGATTCCCAAGTCTTTCGTGTCGTGCAAAAAAGAATGTCCGTAGCGAGACATCGTTTTGTTATCGATAAGAAACCAAGCAAAGCGATTGATGGTAATACCGAAACTAATCAAAGAAATTCCGGTTCGCATATAAGCCAAGTGAGTGCGCTCATTCGCCAGATGCGAGCGCATCGTCGCCAAGCTACTTCGGACCTCGCCCATCTCGGTTCGTTTTTCTGAAAGCGAAGTTCGATGTTCTGACAAGTCGGTACGATGCTCTGCCATTTCCGTTCGTTTTTTCGCCATTTCATTGGAGTTCAACTCGGGTTCTGTCATGTGCGCTCTCCGCGAATCACACACCGGAATCCCAAGTGTGACGTTGACGTATCCACAGGCTGCGCCATGCGCGCCGAAGGTCGATAGCGACGACAGTAGTTAGGCGCACACAGATGCGAGCCTCCTTTCATCACTTTTCTGGGTATCTGCAGTGTTTGTCGAGGATCATAGCTTTCCGCCTCTGCGGCTCCGCGAGGATTTTTTGGAATGCAACAAGCCTTGTGCTTTTCTTCTGCATGTTGAGGAGCATACCAATCCACAGTCCACTCCCACACATTGCCAATCATGTCGTAAAGGCCGTACTCATTAGCGGGAAAACTTCCGACAGGAGAAGTGCCTTCAAATCCATCGGCCGCTAAGTTCTGCCAAGGAAACTCTCCTTGCCAGATATTGGCTTGATGTCCGTGAGCAGGAAGCAACTCGTCGCCCCACGCAAACTCACGCCCTTCATGACCTCCACGCGCGGCAAATTCCCATTCCGCTTCTGTGGGTAACTTCTTGCCCGCCCACTTTGCATAGGCTTGCACATCTTTCCAGGTAACGTGAACGACGGGATGATCCATACGATCTTCAATGGAACTTCCAGGTCCTTGAGGATATCGCCAACTTGCTCCCGGCGTGTAATGCCACCACTGATAAGGATTTCGCAAATCAACTGGCCCCGAGGGCTTTACAAAAACTACGGAAGCCGCCGTCAGCATTTCTTTTTTTGCACCAGGATAAAGTGAGGCATCGGGTGCGACTTCACAAAACGTCACGTAGCCAGTGTCTTCGACGAAATTTTTGAAGTCTTTGTTCGTGACTGGCGATCGATCCATCCAAAACCCATCGACTTTCACTCGATGGGCAGGCGCCTCTTCGGCATAGTGATCGTTTGAGCCCATCGTGAAAGTTCCGCCAGGAATCCAAACCATATTCGGAGAAGGAGGTGTTAACTCCTTCTCCGTCTTTTCTTTTTCAACTAATATTGTGCTGCTCACGTGCTATTTCCTTCTTAATGAGTGGGGCGCTGCCTTTCCCCTTCGGACTTCCCTTTTTGTGACATACTTCCCATCTGCGAAGAACCTTCCTGTGACGGAATATGACCTTCAGAATCTTGGTGAGCGTAGCCAGCGGCGTTTGTCATCTTCTCGAGGATCTGATCGATCGTGAAGCTTGCCGCTTTCTGACGTGGTGGATACTCTTTGAAGGTTTCCATGAAACGCTTCACAATTTCTTGTCCCGCCATCAACGAATAAGCCTTCTGAAGATACCAGTCCCAGTAGGTGTTTGAAGTGATGTCTGCTCTTTCATAAGGGTCCGTTCGCAAATTGAAAAGTTTCGGCGCTCTTAGCGGAGTAAAAGGCTCTGCCCAAACACCCAATGTTCCCGGAGATCTTTGCTCCATAAACACAAACTTCCAATTTCCGAAGCGCAACGCGACCAAATCCCCGTCGTCGCTGAAATAGATGAATCCAGGACGCGGACTTTTTTCTTCCTTACCTGTTAATAGAGGCAACAAATTGTACCCATCGATGTGAACTTTAAATTTTTTGCCCGCAGCTTCATGTCCGCGAAGAAGTTTTTCTTTAATCTCAGGCTCCCCGGCTGCGGCAAGCAAAGTAGGCAACCAGTCGTGATGTTGCACAAGTTCATTTGAGATGGAGCCGGCTTTGATTTGCCCCGGCCAGCGAATAAGAAACGGAACACGGAAAGCTCCTTCCCAATTCGTATTCTTTTCACTGCGAAAAGGAGTCATGGCTCCATCCGGCCACGTGTTCATGTGGGGACCATTGTCCGTCGTATAAATAACGATCGTGTTGTCAGTGATGTTTAATTGATCCAACTGATCAAGCACTTGTCCCACATTCTTATCGTGATCAATCATTGTGTCGTGATAAGGCGACTGGCTTTCTCCCGCTTGACCGATGCTTTCCGGTTTTGTGTGCGTGCGAAAGTGCATGTGAGTGGTATTAAGCCAAACAAACCAAGGCTGCCCTTCTGAATTTTTACGTTGAATAAAATCATTCGCCGCAGAAACGAAGTCATCATCACAAGTCTCCATTCGTTTTCTTGTGAGAGGGCCCGTGTCTTCAATGCTTTGTTTTCCGACTCGCCCCCAACGTTCATGCGTTGTTGAATCGTCTTTATCCGTCGCTTTACAACGAAGAACGCCACGAGGACCAAATTTTTTCTTGAAGGCCCCTTGAGGATAATCAGGATCTTCAGGATCCTCTTCGGCGTTCAAGTGATAAAGATTTCCGTAGAATTCATCAAAGCCATGCACGGTGGGCAAAAATTCATTTCGATCACCGAAGTGATTCTTTCCGAACTGCCCCGTTGCATAGCCGAGCGGTTTTAACAGCTCTGCTATAGTGGGATCTTCATGACGAATTCCGATAGGTGCACCAGGAAAACCGACTTTGGAAAGCCCTGTTCTAAACACACTTTGGCCTGTGATAAACGAAGCCCGTCCTGCGGTACAACTTTGTTCACCATAAGAATCGGTGAACATCATGCCTTCTTTAGCAACTCTATCGATATTGGGTGTTTTATAACCCATCATACCGTGGCTATAACAGCTTAAGTTGCTGATACCAATGTCATCGCCCATAATGACAAGAATATTGGGCTTTGCGCTTTTTCCGTCCCCTTTTTGAGACTTCGCTTCATTGCTCTTAACCATACTTCCCCCTGCTTTTTATTAGAGTGAATTAATCCTTGGCTATTGGTTGATGATTTGGAAACACCTGCTTCCAATCATTCTTCATACTTAAAACTTTAAATCCAAATTTTTTAGAGGCTGCTAAAGACGCGCCGTCTTTTTCTTCGTAAGAGGCTTCGCGATCCGTATCATCATGATCAATCATGATTTGCAGATTGGGACCTGCCGATTCCCGCGAATAGCGAAGGTGGGCAATATCCCCACCGTTGCGCTCATTTCCTACAGAAAGAATCGGCCGCTTGCCAATATGACGAACAATCGAGACCGGCTTCCCTTCTTTGTCATTTACCATTCCCATCTTCGATGTGCGCATGATCTGAAGCTTGCCATCGCGCTCTTCCGTTTTATCAACCATAAAAGAACCGATCACATTCTGAGATGGAATGCCGTAAATATCCATCGCTACCGTACGCATGAAAGCGATGTCACCGCCGGAACAAATAAAAACCTTAAAGTCGTTGTCTCTCAGGTAAGTTAAAAGTTCCAGCATGGGTTGGTAAACAGTTTGCGTGTAAGGAACTTGATATTTCGGATGCAACGCCGTTTTGAAAAATTCGCGCACTTCGTTTGCAAACTCATCTTCACTCATACCGGAATGTGTAACAGCCATGATTTCCAGAATGTCTTTTTGGCTTAGCTGAGGAACCGCCGCTTTGCCTTTTGTGAGCAAGCTTTTATAAGGCTCTTTACTTTTTAAACGAGGATTTTTTTCTAAGACCAAGTGAAGCTTCATCTTGGTAAATTCGACTTCGACCGTGGGGACCTCGCTCCACAAAGTACCATCGTTATCAAAAGTTGCGATGCGGTCTTCGGGTTTTACAAATCGAGGCCCGTCAGCTTTGGTGACTTCATTTACAAATGTGATGATGGATTTTTTAAGCTCGCCCTCTTTCCAAGAAGGCAGAGGATCGGCTCCAAAAGATTGCGACACGCACACGAGAACCATAAAGCAAACGAAATACTTCATGAGAAATCCTGGGTTCGGGTTGAAGATGAGTACATCGTCTACCCATTGTGTCCTCCAGGTAAATCACGACATCTTTAGGTGTAAACAAACACTTATCGAATGTGCTACCTCCCACAACCCGTGCCGATTTTCTTTTGGAGACTATATATCGAGTCCAATATTGCGCTTGAAAGCTTGTCTACGGACGAGTTTGTAAAAATGACCGCGGTGGCTTCGATCAAGATCATTCCGGCAGAAGATCTTTGTTTGTAGTATTTCGTCATCAGATCGTTGGGAATGCGGCCTTCGCCTACCGCGCGCGAACGCGTGAGCGGCGCCATGATGATGCGATTTTTGAGAGTATAGGGACCAAGTTTAAGGGGTTCAAAGAAAGACTCAATGCTGCAGTTCAATAATGATCCAAGATAACACTTGAGAGCCCAAGTATTCCTGCCAAGATGTTTCTATGAACACGCGAGAGTTTGAATTTCAACCCACCCTGAGCGGAGATCTTCTAAAAATCCGACCTTTAAAGGCCACGGAGTTCGAACTCCTTTTTGAGGTTGCATCGGATCCATTGATCTGGGAGCTTCATCCTCAAAGGGAGCGCTATAAAAAAGAGGTCTTCGAAAAGTTCTTCACTCTCGCCGTCAAATCTGGCGGAGCTTTTGTCATTGAGGACCACGGTCAAGCGATTGGAAGCTCACGGTTTTATGATTTTCGACCCGAGATATCTCAAGTGTCGATCGGATATACGTTTCTAGCGCGCAAGTACTGGGGCGGAAAGTTCAATCGCGAAATGAAAAAGTTGATGTTAGAGCATGCTTTTAAATTCGTCGACAACGTGACTTTTGAAATCGGTGTGAACAATTTAAGGTCACGCAAAGCCATTGAAAAGCTGGGGGGCAAGCTTGTAAGCAATGTCGAACTAGACGGCGAACCCCACGTTGTCTATATGATCACCAAGAGTGGTTTTAATTTCTAATTAACGAGCAAAAACCTTTTGCAGCATTTGTTTTCCGTCCGTGAGTACGGGTTCTCCGTGAGCCAGAATGATGCGATCAAAATCAAAGCTCAGCACTTTATCGAGGGACCTATAAAAAGCGTTTTTGTCTTTGATGAACAAACGCTTTTCCGTCTTCGTCCAGCCAAAATGCCCATAGCTGCCTAAAATCTTTAAAAACATCTTCGTCAGCAATGAATCTGTTTGCTGAAAATTTGTAGCAAGATCCGAGACAATCAGAGTCTTCGTCTTGGGATGAAAAAATACAACTTCATTATAAAAAGGAGCTCCCTCGATAAAAACATGCTTCACTTCTGAACTCCAAGGAAAGCTTTGCTCGTTAGTGATAACTCCATCGAATTTAAAATCGGATCTCTTTTTATCCAGTTCCGGCGCGCAGAATATTTGAACTTCCGGAAAATGCTTCTTTAAATCAGCAACGTAAAGGTGATGCATTTTATTGGGAGCCACAGCCCAGCGGACCGTTCCCATCGCTTGAAGGTCCCGAACAATTTCTTCGGTCAGTTTAATCGGAGAATGAACAAAGACGTCTCCTGAATCAAAACGAATCGCCGTCATGCGCGCGCCAATGCTCACACCATAGAACTTCAGATCCTGATCTCTGGTCCAAACCTCGTTCATAAGTCTCCTTAACTTGTTCTTAAGCATGACCTAGAAAAGGAGTGTGTTCAAAAGAAAAGGCGCTTTTTGTGAAGCGCCTTTTAAAATTATCAATGATCGCACTACGATTAATCGAAAGAAGCCATCGTTTCATTTTTAATTTCAGTGATGTCCCCCGGCTTCCAAGCGCCTTCGAAGGCTTCTTTATCGGGACCATAAATTCGGAAGTAAGCAAACCAAGTTTTACCGGGAATGGTTTTTACCCACGTCTTTTCATTTCCCGCGGGTGCGCTAGGTCCAAAATATAGATCCACGGATTTTACGTCCTTCATATCTTTGAGTTCCACCAAAGAGCGAATCGCAGCATTGGGTCTGCCATTCTGGATCAAGCTTCTTGTTTCTGTGTCATAAACGGTGACAGACCAAAAAAGGCGAGCGGGAACGGGCATGGGCACTGTCAGTTTATAATGTCTGCCACCGTCCATGGCTTTGTTATTGGCATCTTTAAATGCTCCCCAATAAAGAGAGCCCGCTGAAGCATCCCGCTTCAGCATTGCTGGTGACATCACAATGGCTTGAGCAAAGTAGCGATCACGAGCGACCGGATCCATATCATGATTTGTAGCCCAGGTTGGATCGGAGTTTAGCAGCAGCCACTCCCACTTGCGGTCTCCCCACTTAATACGATCAGGACGATCTGAACTAAAAGAGGTTGTGAGCATTTGCGTTTTACCTTCTTTCGCTGCGGCCTCTAACATTTTTTTTGTAGCGGCGTCTGGCTTGAATTCTTTCCCCTTTTCAATGCCAAAGGCTTTCAACTGATCAAACATGATTTGATATCTAGAGTCCATCGGCTCTTCATTAATAACTTTAGCCAACTGCTGCCAAAACTGAATATTGCTTTCCCATTTCAACAAAGAGGTGTCTCCTTTTTTCCCCGTGGCATCAAAAACAGTCACTAACTTTGGAGACTTTATTGTGGAAAGAGGATAGATACGAAACTCTTTGATTCGTTCTTGCGTGGTCTTCATGCTTTGCCCCGCCTGAGGAATGACCCGCGCGACCAACATAACTTTGAAGGTATTTGATTGCGCAACATTAAATCCTTGAGGAACTTCAGACTTATATTGCGGAGGCAAGATGAGATACTTACCGCCTTTACCGCCATCTTGTCCGGGAATTCCCATGTCCACAATCCATCGCTGATGATGATCATCCACGAGTGCCATGAAAGGTCCTGCGGGAATTTCCACGACCATCGGTCCATCTTTTAAATCTAGAAGAGCGACCGCATAAGGTGTATCTTGATTGGCGGTGAAGGCAAGTACACCTGCATCTCCTTGGGCACTGAACATGCGAGCGTTGTCTTTAACACCCAAGCTTCGCATCCCGCTCATCATTCCTTCCATAGAAACCGTCGGATACCAAAAGCGATAGGCCTCCACGGCAGAACTGATGTCTTTAGGAGCATCGGCCGCATGAGCGTTGAAAGAAGCAAATAGAACTAACATAGGCA
This window contains:
- a CDS encoding MarC family protein, with the translated sequence MEFRYIAGPSELFTIFFIMVGPLGHLAQFAKVTREMTQEQINTLAFKSLIIIVPVIVVLGLLGKELMLKWHIPPPVLGLTAGIIFALVAFKILLSSDAETETAGTHQAEVSPLTVALKMLINPHSVGALIVLLALSHDWDRTVLVLSLFVANLILDALALKYIRILMGRVGKVVMLILGSVLGVLQAALALTIIHASLMMIAQRG
- a CDS encoding arylsulfatase, encoding MVKSNEAKSQKGDGKSAKPNILVIMGDDIGISNLSCYSHGMMGYKTPNIDRVAKEGMMFTDSYGEQSCTAGRASFITGQSVFRTGLSKVGFPGAPIGIRHEDPTIAELLKPLGYATGQFGKNHFGDRNEFLPTVHGFDEFYGNLYHLNAEEDPEDPDYPQGAFKKKFGPRGVLRCKATDKDDSTTHERWGRVGKQSIEDTGPLTRKRMETCDDDFVSAANDFIQRKNSEGQPWFVWLNTTHMHFRTHTKPESIGQAGESQSPYHDTMIDHDKNVGQVLDQLDQLNITDNTIVIYTTDNGPHMNTWPDGAMTPFRSEKNTNWEGAFRVPFLIRWPGQIKAGSISNELVQHHDWLPTLLAAAGEPEIKEKLLRGHEAAGKKFKVHIDGYNLLPLLTGKEEKSPRPGFIYFSDDGDLVALRFGNWKFVFMEQRSPGTLGVWAEPFTPLRAPKLFNLRTDPYERADITSNTYWDWYLQKAYSLMAGQEIVKRFMETFKEYPPRQKAASFTIDQILEKMTNAAGYAHQDSEGHIPSQEGSSQMGSMSQKGKSEGERQRPTH
- a CDS encoding YidH family protein → MTEPELNSNEMAKKRTEMAEHRTDLSEHRTSLSEKRTEMGEVRSSLATMRSHLANERTHLAYMRTGISLISFGITINRFAWFLIDNKTMSRYGHSFLHDTKDLGIGMVFLGSAMLIWSLFNYRKTADAITNNNYTPSNRSVLAFTLALILVGVASTVWLILS
- a CDS encoding formylglycine-generating enzyme family protein, encoding MVWIPGGTFTMGSNDHYAEEAPAHRVKVDGFWMDRSPVTNKDFKNFVEDTGYVTFCEVAPDASLYPGAKKEMLTAASVVFVKPSGPVDLRNPYQWWHYTPGASWRYPQGPGSSIEDRMDHPVVHVTWKDVQAYAKWAGKKLPTEAEWEFAARGGHEGREFAWGDELLPAHGHQANIWQGEFPWQNLAADGFEGTSPVGSFPANEYGLYDMIGNVWEWTVDWYAPQHAEEKHKACCIPKNPRGAAEAESYDPRQTLQIPRKVMKGGSHLCAPNYCRRYRPSARMAQPVDTSTSHLGFRCVIRGERT
- a CDS encoding GNAT family N-acetyltransferase, which produces MNTREFEFQPTLSGDLLKIRPLKATEFELLFEVASDPLIWELHPQRERYKKEVFEKFFTLAVKSGGAFVIEDHGQAIGSSRFYDFRPEISQVSIGYTFLARKYWGGKFNREMKKLMLEHAFKFVDNVTFEIGVNNLRSRKAIEKLGGKLVSNVELDGEPHVVYMITKSGFNF
- a CDS encoding DUF4336 domain-containing protein, producing the protein MNEVWTRDQDLKFYGVSIGARMTAIRFDSGDVFVHSPIKLTEEIVRDLQAMGTVRWAVAPNKMHHLYVADLKKHFPEVQIFCAPELDKKRSDFKFDGVITNEQSFPWSSEVKHVFIEGAPFYNEVVFFHPKTKTLIVSDLATNFQQTDSLLTKMFLKILGSYGHFGWTKTEKRLFIKDKNAFYRSLDKVLSFDFDRIILAHGEPVLTDGKQMLQKVFAR
- a CDS encoding DUF1254 domain-containing protein, which translates into the protein MKFILPMLVLFASFNAHAADAPKDISSAVEAYRFWYPTVSMEGMMSGMRSLGVKDNARMFSAQGDAGVLAFTANQDTPYAVALLDLKDGPMVVEIPAGPFMALVDDHHQRWIVDMGIPGQDGGKGGKYLILPPQYKSEVPQGFNVAQSNTFKVMLVARVIPQAGQSMKTTQERIKEFRIYPLSTIKSPKLVTVFDATGKKGDTSLLKWESNIQFWQQLAKVINEEPMDSRYQIMFDQLKAFGIEKGKEFKPDAATKKMLEAAAKEGKTQMLTTSFSSDRPDRIKWGDRKWEWLLLNSDPTWATNHDMDPVARDRYFAQAIVMSPAMLKRDASAGSLYWGAFKDANNKAMDGGRHYKLTVPMPVPARLFWSVTVYDTETRSLIQNGRPNAAIRSLVELKDMKDVKSVDLYFGPSAPAGNEKTWVKTIPGKTWFAYFRIYGPDKEAFEGAWKPGDITEIKNETMASFD
- a CDS encoding zinc-binding dehydrogenase, which gives rise to MFAARYVPGEKKLSLTDIPKPRPGPRDVLLKIRAAGICHSDLHVLAGEVPYPHTFTMGHEACGEVVEKGNEVSADIKVGGLYAVHGPNPCGDCTYCRTGHDNLCNGPGRTFVGLGQDGAYADYLVVPARNVVEVPKGVSPEVAAVATDAVLTPYHAIKTLGEVQTNSKVLVIGLGGLGINGVQVAVALGAKVTATDLRESSLELAKKFGANETVNSKEIDKKIKPASFDVVIDFVGRDSTFTQAQTFVRPGGTIVLVGLGSSHVPVISTPLISYQVRVQGAFWGTHQEMHEIFQLIDEGKIKPQVETAPMKDVNHWLEELEAGRVKSRMALLPSQM
- a CDS encoding HAD family hydrolase; amino-acid sequence: MKYFVCFMVLVCVSQSFGADPLPSWKEGELKKSIITFVNEVTKADGPRFVKPEDRIATFDNDGTLWSEVPTVEVEFTKMKLHLVLEKNPRLKSKEPYKSLLTKGKAAVPQLSQKDILEIMAVTHSGMSEDEFANEVREFFKTALHPKYQVPYTQTVYQPMLELLTYLRDNDFKVFICSGGDIAFMRTVAMDIYGIPSQNVIGSFMVDKTEERDGKLQIMRTSKMGMVNDKEGKPVSIVRHIGKRPILSVGNERNGGDIAHLRYSRESAGPNLQIMIDHDDTDREASYEEKDGASLAASKKFGFKVLSMKNDWKQVFPNHQPIAKD